The Arachis hypogaea cultivar Tifrunner chromosome 14, arahy.Tifrunner.gnm2.J5K5, whole genome shotgun sequence DNA window AGGCTGCTTTGCTGGTGGCACTGTCCTTCGCTTGGCTAAGGACTTGGCTGAAAACAACAAGGATGCTCGTGTGCTTATCGTTTGTTCTGAAAATACTTCAATCACTTTCCGTGGTCCTAGTGAGACAGACATGGATAGTCTTGTAGGGCAAGCATTGTTTGCAGATGGAGCTGCTGCGATTATCATTGGTTCTGATCCTGTGCCAGAGGTTGAGAAGCCTCTCTTTGAGATTGTTTCGACTGATCAAAAACTTGTCCCTGGTAGCCATGGAGCTATCGGTGGTCTCCTTCGTGAAGTTGGCCTTACATTCTATCTTAACAAGAGTGTTCCTGATATTATTTCACAAAATATCAACGACGCACTCAGTAAAGCTTTTGATCCATTGGGTATATCCGATTATAACTCAATATTTTGGATTGCACATCCTGGCGGACGTGCAATTTTAGACCAGGTTGAACAGAAAGTGAACTTGAAACCAGAAAAGATGAAAGCCACTAGAGATGTGCTTAGCAATTATGGTAACATGTCAAGTGCATGTGTGTTCTTCATCATGGATTTGATGAGGAAGAAGTCTCTTGAAGAAGGACTTAAAACTACGGGTGAAGGACTTGATTGGGGTGTACTTTTTGGCTTTGGTCCTGGTCTCACTATTGAAACCGTTGTTCTCCGCAGTGTGGCTATTTGATGCGCTTAATTATATATCTCTACATGTATGGAAAtgtgttattttttaatagttttctTTTGTTCCAAAATAAGGTCTTGATTGGCCCATATATTATTAGTTGAGAAAAAATTTAGACAAAGTTATCTGTAGTTATTTGTTTATGCGAAGATTTAACATCAAAGTTTGTAACTGTTAGTAAAGTATAAATCAAATTCTTTTCTCTTGAGCAACATGTCACATATCGATATTTGCATTGCATTTTCATCTAAAAACAACTATAAGCACCTTCGTATGAGGTTCCATTTATAATAAAGTAAAAGAGTATTAGAGAGATTGAAAATAAATCAAACAACAAAAgtggtatatttttttaattttatgaaatatgaattggtatatatatatttcgTAATCAAATTTAGAGAGACTAACAAGTAACAATATCATGATTCGATTTGGATCATAATCGATACTTAATAAGAAATATCTCTTAACAAGGCTATTAGTAATTTATTTACTCTTAAAATGattggaaaataataaaaaattaacccaaatcaactcaatattattttattttatattcattaattgCTAATTACCTTGTTTTGCATTTTTAATAGTCGCTGAAATAATTGAGTAATATTAGATATAGTTAGTTTATAATTATAgagattaataaatattaaattaaataaaataggttaAAGTTATTATCTTATGGTCTCTTTGACATTACCTTTTATGTTTATATCACACAAATCCAGCTACACATAATATTCTAAGAGTTTagctatgtattttttttataaaaaatatttaaattaatatttttttataaataataataataataataataataataataataataataataattattattattattattattattattattattattattattattatatatatataaattttgaaaatattaaattttaatttttttgtaccgttataaaattagaatttaaaatttgtaaaattaaatatatatatatatatatatatatataaaataagaatattttaatcattttttataataaaattattgtaattattttttataaaaaaatattaatttaaattaatttaaaattttattaattttttagtcaaatcaatttatctgatttaattttaataaaaataatataatttaattaattatatatattaatttttattattaaaaaatatcttaaaaaaatattttaaatatttttatctaaatcACTTCCATCTATTAAAAGGAGGTAAGTAACAAACTAACAAAACGTAAAAATCTAAAGGTTCTCAACAAAGTTATGACTTATGAAATTGGATAAAACCTACGTAATCATAAATGGGACTTAGGCACCCTATTTCCTAATTCCGATTTTAATGCCTAAGATCTCCTAAGTCCTAAATTGTCAAGTGACATTCCTTGCTCATAATTAGGGGTGACAATATATTCTCTATTTGTAAGTACCTAACTCTACTCAATTTAGTTTGATAAGATTGCTAATCTAATCTGTAGCCACTAGAATTGAGatatacatttaaaaaaaaaattacttgggATAAGTTATATactatattatttttagataaacagtttaattaagttacttttaaaaaaatagtttaaacaataaatgattatattaaaagtagcttgtaaataagttattttgtgtttagatttttagttctaaaaatacttattttataaatatatgataaaaaatagtattattatgagagaagtcatttatttttaacttctctataagctcctaaatagcttcttagaaaaccgtaatttagttttaaaaattgcgctagacattaatactactacttttcataaatcAAAACCTCAAAAAGTTACTATTGACACATTCTTCTCTTACTTGGATACGAGCAACCTGAGTTTTCTAATTTTCTGCTTCTCTCGTCACATGAACAATTTTAACAAGTTAACTAATAGATgcattgaaattttaaatttttaacttttcaatacattttttttatattaagatCCTTAAGATCTTAACAAAAATCATCATTATTTGTTTCTCTCATGAGACTTAACCAATCAAGAAAACCAGGAaagaatcaataatcaataattataTTTACTGCATTATTAATACATAATTGAAAACTATCAGATTAAGAACCGTACAATgcgtaaaataataaattaattataatatatagtgtattgtttaaaaattaattagataataaataaattaatattaactttaaagtgttttatactaaaattattttttaaaatatttatttgataatttttgtataattttatataattatttaactaaaatataatacaatttgaaatatagtttatttttttaataatttgagttcatttatttttaaaaaagatatacattttaaattaaaatcgtACAAAGATATATtgttatttattgtttttatttttatatttatttagttgctatacttttttttatatagtattttttggtgtacaaataattaaaaaaaataaaaaaataaatgagaatgaaaaatactaaaaatacaatataaaattatgaattaacttTATAATTATGATATATTTGAATGTATCTAATAAGGAGATGtgccaaaattaaatttatttggaGGGATTTATGTTGATTGATatgagagattaagaaatgaagGATAGTAAGAGTTTTATGTAGTATGCATAAGTAGACCAAATAGTATAGTCAACTAGTAATAAGAGTCTTCACATGTATAAGTTATAGAATTTCAATATTTGTAATtcagtttttataattattgttagagttaaattttgatgcattgactatacaaaatattttatacagttcTTTTGGATAAAACCATTTATGTGGTCAACGTAAAATATAGTTATTTTTGTTGATATGGCTCGCGTAATTGAATGTACGTGTAAAATCACTTTAGATtaataatgcataaaaattaaattattattattattattattattattattattattattattattattattattattattattatagcacttttaatgtatgtttactatacttaattagtattttatgtttcaattgaataataatcggtaagagtttttttttaatcttttactaAAGAATGATTGGTTGATTCTCATCTTTTACcaaatgattaaaaatttaaaattaggagGTATTGTTAGCAAAGAAAAGAGGGCTTAAACTTATTGTAAAAAAACTTGGTATAGATTTTTATGTTATAAATAAGGGTTAACTACCAATTCAGTATCCAAGAGATTTAGTTgcaaacaaaaagatccctaaaAGATGTCATCGATAAACTAGCCtttaaatgatttaaaaatatgacaaatagaaccaataatattataatttctgtaagtaacaaaaaatatttatatttaacaaaCGATTTAtccatttgatttaaatttttgtgGCAACATTTGAATACATATTTAGAATatgcacaaaaaaatttagagcaaaatttgatctctagattttattttttatttttcaaataatgtgatcattcacaataatttttttttttaaatattcacttgacaaaaaattatcaaattttaaagatgaaaaaatcttatttttctaataatatttgtaaaaatttattaatttatatcaaaagttaatctctaaaagttattttttagaatatatatttaatatatagttctttttgtcttatttttaaatttctcgAGAACTTATTTGTTGTTAGCATTCTGTAGAGTTTATTTTGTCAGCAATGCAAATTTTTGGATATCATTTTGGTAGTTTACTCTCAGATAAATGTAAGAAGTTTACGATGAATCATATTCGTTTGATTTCTGTAACAAGCAAGAGACATTAACAGTTAATTTTTGACATAACTGTCTAATGTCAAAAcacaagtttgaaaaataaaatcaaataaattatgGTCTCTGGATTTGTGCTCAATTCTTCTCCATCAACCTTTCTTAGTATTGAAGTTTCACAAAAGAACATGTGTTTGGCTTTGGCTCACTTGAATCGCAACTCCAATATGCCAGCTCAAATAAGAAGCATTGTTAGTCAACAAAATTAAATGAATGTGATGAGAAATGAGTTCTGGTTACCCTTTGTTCCAAGAGTTCGCATATTCAGAACATGAAGTAGCTGAAGGGACTAGGGAGAGGTATAGAGCAATCTATATTTTCTCAAATCAGTTGTTCACTTCAATTGAGAGGCCATTACCACCAAGTTGAATCAAAACCAATATCAGATGGATGGTTCCAACTTCGGCTCTTGATGTCTCAAATTATGGACTTATAATGTGACATGTATGCAAATATTACAGTTGCAACACGGCCATGACCAACATCTCAATGTGACTCCCAATCATGAAACTTGCTGCAGCATAATCATAATGCTTAACAGAACAGGCTTCAAGATGCAAATGCAAATTTCACCTTTAATAGTCATATAACTCATAGTGATCATCACAAGGATCACAATTCTGCAGCAACTGCAATCAAGACCCACAAGTAATTCTTAATAGCATGGTCCCTGGCTAACATCAAAATTTGAGGAATCTCAATCAGAATTCCCAATTCACCAGAAGTCATTGCATGAACATTTCCCTTCTTTGAAATGGTGATACCTTGTAGTATCACGAACATAAATGTCTCTGCTTGTTATGGTGCTGATGAGCTTCAGAACAGTATGACAATCTCCACAGACGCGAAGATTTTTAACTATACGGATAATAGTTCCCGGAACAGACTTGAGAAGCCCGTAAGCTAGAGCCAGCCTCTCGCTATGCCAGAAAAGCTGTCTTTCCTTCTCCTGCTGATCCATGTCATGCAAAACTGGGCTAGTATCAGGAACATAACCCCTTTTCCTCATCTCTTCATCCAACTTCCTCATCAAAGCTGCAATCTCATCCTTCATCGGATGAGACGTCTCTCCAGCATAAAACACATAGCTCTCCTTTCCCAATTCAATGCAGCTATACCCAGGTTGTTTCTTAACTTCCATTACCATCATCATCTTCCTCACCTTTGAAACATTTTCCCACATACCAGCCCCAGCATAAACATTAGATAACAATATATAGGAGGAAGGCTCTTCAGGTTTTAAGCTCAATAGATGATCCGCAATCCTAATCGCCATCTTGGCATTACCATGGTGCTTACAAGCACTCAGTAAAGCAGCCCAAGTAGGTTCATCAGGGGTAATTGGCATCGCCCGTACAAGATTCTCAGCCTCTTCAAGGTGACCTGATCGACTCAAAAGATCAAGCAAACATGTATAATGCTGCAGCGAAGGCCTAATTCCGTGATCCTCAACCATAGACCTGAACAATTTGCGGCCTTTGCCAACCAAACCAGCGTGACTACAGGCATAAATCAATCCAACAAATGTCACCTCATTCGGCTTAACACCAGCCGAAACCATGCTGTCATACAGAGCCAATGCTTCCTCAGCTCTTCCATGCTGCGCACTGCCGACAATAATAGAAGTCCAAGAAACCACATCCTTCCTCCACATCCCAAAGAACACACCCTTGGCCGCATCAAGGTCGCTACACTTGGCATACATATCCACAAGCGCATTGCTCACAAACACACAAGACTCAAAGCCAAGACCTATCACCAAACAATGCACTTGCTTCCCAAGCTCCCAAAGAGCACAATTAGCACAAGCCCCAACCACACTAGAGAGCACCAAAGGGTCCAAAATCTCAACCCCTTCACGAAGCATTTTCACAAACAGGTGCAATGCATCAACACCGTTCCCACTCTGAACAAACCCCGAAATCAAAGCTGTCCAAGCAAACAAGTCCCTATTGGGAGCTTCTCGAAATAGCCTCAAAGCTTCGTTCTTGAAACCGTTACGTGCATAGCCCGATATCATGGCGGTCCAAGAGGCCTTATTAAACGACGAGATGGAATCAAAAACGGCGCGGGCGTAGAGAGGGAGGGAGAACTTGGAGTACATGTCGACAAGGGAGGACTTAACGACGTCGTCTtgggagaaaggagagaagaggAAGCGAGCGTGAAGCTGCTTTGCGAGGGAGAGGTGGAGAGGGGCGAGAGAGGCGAAGGAGTTGAAGAGAGTGGCGAAGACGAAGTGGTCGGGGAGGGTGGGGTGGGAGCGGAGGAtggggagggagagggagagggagaggcgGGGATGGGAGGAGAGGTTGCAGGCGGAGAGGGCGGAGGACCAGGCGACAGGGTGGGGAGGGAGAGGGAGGGAGAGGAAGAGGCGGACGGCGTGGTGGGGGAGGCGGGACTTGGCGTATGAGTCGATGAGGGAGGCGGAGTAGGGGTGGCGGTCGTGGAGGCCCCACTTCAACAGCTGGCCGTGGAGGGCCTGAGCCAGGGATGGCTTGTATCGTGCCTGGGACAGGACTGCCTGAGGAACTAACATTTTCAGTTAGGTCATGCTTCAGAGGAATTAATTCCCGATAAAAGCAGGGCcaaataaattaattcaattttacaAAGAACCCAATAGATCCCTGCGGATTAATCCACTCCATTCTTTCCAAGCACGAATTTCTCAAACCATGCCCGACCTAACTTGAATGAAAAGAAAGGCCTCGCCATGTCATGGCGGATGCTCGCTTGCAACTCATTACTCAAAACGCTTCCCAAATATTGGGAGAATAACTATCCATTATTATAAATGGTAAAATTTTATAGTGATGGCTAAATCATCATCCTAATTCCtatctttataaatattttatctaaTTCAGATATTTTTTCAATCTCAATTTAGTTAAATCTGACTAAATTCCTTAATAATTTAAGTATCGAAATTTTTTACAAGTATCTTTGCCACCACCATCCACCATTCACTTGAGAATGTCAAATAGATTTTCCCTTCCGACGAACAAGTCGAAATCTTCATCTAAAGAAGTTTGGATTTCATATTTAGATCCATACTATATTGGTTTCAGGTAATCCCATAGAATACTAATAACTGTTCACCGAAAAGATGGACGCATTGCGTTAGATTCAGAATCTCACAGTGAAGGTCACTTCAACAGTGATCGAGCGTCCTCTTTACCCCAACACTCCGAAAGAGGAGAGGGTATTGCAGAGGAAAGAGACAGAGAGATGAAGGCTAATTTCTCAATTCATATTCCCGAAGGAACGGGAAGTAGGAATGCTGCACAGATCATGGACTTGGTTTATGGTCATCAATGCACCTATAACCTTTTCATTAGGGGGTATGTTTTAGGGGTGATAAAGCGGGTCGGCCCGCACTAACTCGTCTCGCCAACTAAAATGAGTTTAAAATGTTAGTCCATTTTGTTTTATAGCAGGTTGGCGGGTCGGTAGGCTAGCccgcttgatttttttttttgaaaaataaaatttattaaaattaactaaaaaataataattaaaaaatcaaatacaaataaaaaatagtcaaattataatataattttttttactattttttttaatttttaacttcaataaaattgttcaaaataatatttgtcaatagaactatctttattttaaaaaacaagtcacataatttgaacaaatatacgaaattataaaataaaataaataaaattaataactaaaagaagaataaaaataaaaacaaaaaaagtgtttgaaaattctataattattaattttataatactaattacttttttatttaataaaaaaaaagaaaaataaaaattttcggcCCAACGGACCTGCCCGTCCCGCCCCACCAAAATCCACCAATTTAGCAGTGCGGGTTTGgcagatttttttaatttggcgggtTCTAAATCCTAGTCCGATTTGCCCTTTTTAGCGGGTCGGCTTGACGGATTCAACCTATTTTGCCAACCCAACTGTGTTTGCTAAGTCTTAgatgttaatattttttagatttgagaaaaaaaaataaaattgacaaaattcaatttttttctgaATATCACAAAGCAGATGAGACGGATTTTAAAAATCGATGGCCCTAATAAAAAGGTTATAGGTGCATATTCGAGATGAGAGAATTAGaggattttataaatattttagttagataTTGATCATCTGAAAGATTCGTTGAAGAGAAAGTTAAACGATCATTCAATAATCAAGGGATACAAAATTTTTAACTAAGTTGAACAACATAAGTTAAAAATAAGAGtattaatcataaaaaaacatACCATATACGAAAGAGATCATTTTAGTTAAAGAAAaactttattataaaatatagcaCTCTCatcaattattttatattttttaaacatgattatgttaaaaaatatcatataattaaTGGGAGTATAGTATTTTATCATGAGAATTTTAATcaatattatgtattttataaTACTACATTGTAAATTTTTTGTCATGTTTTCTTCGTCACTAATCACTTGCATTAAATTTCAATTATCAATATTATTTATGTTGTTAAACCTAGATTGACAAATATATTTAAATGTAacaaagtagatgaagaacaaaattaaagTTTATGATTAAAATTTCAATCATCAAGTAGCtgaggtgtggttcgattctaattaatatttttgttagtagtttatgattttataggtgaataatgttgtttttgtttgtgaaaattaatGTTCATCATTGatgatttgaattgaatgtaatgtaggaATTCTTCgttaaggaaaatattttttttgtatttgcagcaaatttcggtgtaaaactaagatatttatgtgtattgtttaagaatttttaatGTATGTATActgataagttctacataattcaaaactcttcttctcccttctcctcatcttctgctgcttcttcttcttctttttcatcatcatcatcatcgtcatcatcttttttttttttacttgttcatcttttttttcttgttttaccttctctagtttctttttgttttatttttttaacaagaataaaaacaaaaaaaaaatcaaacaaagaaaaagaagaaacacataatgctacaaaattacttggaagaggatgaacctacattcattcaactaaaagaaagaaagaaataagaaaataaagaagaaaaaatgcagcattaaaagaaatattttgagaaaattttttagaaattttgttcgttgtttgaattttgaatattgcggttttatttttgttaaatttggacCAATTTGTATTAACTTGTATATCAAaaagacttatatatatatatatacacacacattaGGCCTGTATTAAATAACTTCATACGAGCCTGAAATAACAATATTCATTAAGGAGGGGCAATCCAAATTCCAAAGTGGATGAATTCACTTATCGTACAAAATTAGTAAATtgccaaccaaaaaaaaaaaggcactGATAATGATCTCAATAGACCCAATTTATTAGCAACCTCCCTAAAGAGAGCTTTGGGGGTACAACTTATTTAGTTAATTCATCCATAATAATTTTAGTCTTTTATGATGTCATACTTGAAGAAGATCGTAACTGTAGCTGATTACAAAACAACATAAGACAACTTTCTTACAAATATGATACATatggtttaatttaattaaatccaTATATCTGAAGTGCAGTCACCACCGGGATATCTCATCTCATGGGCAAGGGAAGGGCCATCAGGCTCAGCTCCAAAGTCAACAAAGAAGTTTGGATTAACCTTGAGACCACCTTTCTCAGAATCAACATCAATCTGCAACATGTG harbors:
- the LOC112740947 gene encoding stilbene synthase 3-like, producing the protein MVSVSEIRNAQRAEGPATVLAIGTANPSNCVDQSTYADYYFRVTNSEHMTDLKKKFQRICERTQIKNRHMYLTEEILKENPNICVYKAPSLDAREDMMIREVPRVGKEAATKAIKEWGRPMSEITHLIFCTTSGVALPGVDYELIVLLGLDPSVKRYMMYHQGCFAGGTVLRLAKDLAENNKDARVLIVCSENTSITFRGPSETDMDSLVGQALFADGAAAIIIGSDPVPEVEKPLFEIVSTDQKLVPGSHGAIGGLLREVGLTFYLNKSVPDIISQNINDALSKAFDPLGISDYNSIFWIAHPGGRAILDQVEQKVNLKPEKMKATRDVLSNYGNMSSACVFFIMDLMRKKSLEEGLKTTGEGLDWGVLFGFGPGLTIETVVLRSVAI
- the LOC112740949 gene encoding pentatricopeptide repeat-containing protein At4g14050, mitochondrial-like; its protein translation is MLVPQAVLSQARYKPSLAQALHGQLLKWGLHDRHPYSASLIDSYAKSRLPHHAVRLFLSLPLPPHPVAWSSALSACNLSSHPRLSLSLSLPILRSHPTLPDHFVFATLFNSFASLAPLHLSLAKQLHARFLFSPFSQDDVVKSSLVDMYSKFSLPLYARAVFDSISSFNKASWTAMISGYARNGFKNEALRLFREAPNRDLFAWTALISGFVQSGNGVDALHLFVKMLREGVEILDPLVLSSVVGACANCALWELGKQVHCLVIGLGFESCVFVSNALVDMYAKCSDLDAAKGVFFGMWRKDVVSWTSIIVGSAQHGRAEEALALYDSMVSAGVKPNEVTFVGLIYACSHAGLVGKGRKLFRSMVEDHGIRPSLQHYTCLLDLLSRSGHLEEAENLVRAMPITPDEPTWAALLSACKHHGNAKMAIRIADHLLSLKPEEPSSYILLSNVYAGAGMWENVSKVRKMMMVMEVKKQPGYSCIELGKESYVFYAGETSHPMKDEIAALMRKLDEEMRKRGYVPDTSPVLHDMDQQEKERQLFWHSERLALAYGLLKSVPGTIIRIVKNLRVCGDCHTVLKLISTITSRDIYVRDTTRYHHFKEGKCSCNDFW